A portion of the Macaca nemestrina isolate mMacNem1 chromosome 19, mMacNem.hap1, whole genome shotgun sequence genome contains these proteins:
- the LOC105478880 gene encoding NADH dehydrogenase [ubiquinone] flavoprotein 2, mitochondrial isoform X3, whose protein sequence is MFDLLQLCFAYRKCWGRHVRNLHKTAMQNGAGGALFVHRDTPENNPDTPFDFTPENYKRIEAIVKNYPEGHKAAAVLPVLDLAQRQNGWLPISAMNKVAEVLQVPPMRVYEVATFYTMYNRKPVGKYHIQVCTTTPCMLRNSDSILEAIQKKLGIKVGETTPDKLFTLIEVECLGACVNAPMVQINDNYYEDLTPKDIEEIIDELKAGKIPKPGPRSGRFSCEPAGGLTSLTEPPKGPGFGVQAGL, encoded by the exons ggaAGACATGTAAGGAATTTACATAAGACAGCTATGCAAAATGGAGCTGGAGGAGCTTTATTTGTG CACAGAGATACTCCTGAAAATAACCCTGATACTCCATTTGATTTCACACCAGAAAACTATAAG AGGATAGAGGCAATAGTAAAAAACTATCCAGAAGGCCATAAAGCAGCAGCTGTTCTTCCAGTCCTGGATTTAGCCCAAAGGCAGAATGGGTGGTTGCCCATCTCTGCTATGAACAAG GTTGCAGAAGTTTTACAAGTACCTCCAATGAGAGTATATGAAGTAGCAACTTTTTATACAATGTATAATCGAAAGCCAGTTGGAAAGTATCACATTCAGGTCTGCACTACTACACCCTGCATGCTTCGAAACTCTGACAGCATACTGGAGGCCATTCAGAAAAAGCTTG gaatAAAGGTTGGGGAGACTACACCTGACAAACTTTTTACTCTTATAGAAGTGGAATGTTTAGGGGCCTGTGTGAACGCACCAATGGTTCAAATAAATGACAATTACTAT gAGGATTTGACACCTAAGGATATTGAAGAAATTATTGATGAGCTCAAGGCTGGCAAAATCCCAAAACCTGGGCCAAG GAGTGGACGCTTCTCTTGTGAGCCAGCTGGAGGTCTTACCTCTTTGACTGAACCACCCAAGGGACCTGGCTTTGGTGTACAAGCAGGCCTTTAA
- the LOC105478880 gene encoding NADH dehydrogenase [ubiquinone] flavoprotein 2, mitochondrial isoform X1 has translation MIMARCDLNLLGSSDAPTSASQGRHVRNLHKTAMQNGAGGALFVHRDTPENNPDTPFDFTPENYKRIEAIVKNYPEGHKAAAVLPVLDLAQRQNGWLPISAMNKVAEVLQVPPMRVYEVATFYTMYNRKPVGKYHIQVCTTTPCMLRNSDSILEAIQKKLGIKVGETTPDKLFTLIEVECLGACVNAPMVQINDNYYEDLTPKDIEEIIDELKAGKIPKPGPRSGRFSCEPAGGLTSLTEPPKGPGFGVQAGL, from the exons ggaAGACATGTAAGGAATTTACATAAGACAGCTATGCAAAATGGAGCTGGAGGAGCTTTATTTGTG CACAGAGATACTCCTGAAAATAACCCTGATACTCCATTTGATTTCACACCAGAAAACTATAAG AGGATAGAGGCAATAGTAAAAAACTATCCAGAAGGCCATAAAGCAGCAGCTGTTCTTCCAGTCCTGGATTTAGCCCAAAGGCAGAATGGGTGGTTGCCCATCTCTGCTATGAACAAG GTTGCAGAAGTTTTACAAGTACCTCCAATGAGAGTATATGAAGTAGCAACTTTTTATACAATGTATAATCGAAAGCCAGTTGGAAAGTATCACATTCAGGTCTGCACTACTACACCCTGCATGCTTCGAAACTCTGACAGCATACTGGAGGCCATTCAGAAAAAGCTTG gaatAAAGGTTGGGGAGACTACACCTGACAAACTTTTTACTCTTATAGAAGTGGAATGTTTAGGGGCCTGTGTGAACGCACCAATGGTTCAAATAAATGACAATTACTAT gAGGATTTGACACCTAAGGATATTGAAGAAATTATTGATGAGCTCAAGGCTGGCAAAATCCCAAAACCTGGGCCAAG GAGTGGACGCTTCTCTTGTGAGCCAGCTGGAGGTCTTACCTCTTTGACTGAACCACCCAAGGGACCTGGCTTTGGTGTACAAGCAGGCCTTTAA
- the LOC105478880 gene encoding NADH dehydrogenase [ubiquinone] flavoprotein 2, mitochondrial isoform X2 yields MFFSAALRARAAGLTAHWGRHVRNLHKTAMQNGAGGALFVHRDTPENNPDTPFDFTPENYKRIEAIVKNYPEGHKAAAVLPVLDLAQRQNGWLPISAMNKVAEVLQVPPMRVYEVATFYTMYNRKPVGKYHIQVCTTTPCMLRNSDSILEAIQKKLGIKVGETTPDKLFTLIEVECLGACVNAPMVQINDNYYEDLTPKDIEEIIDELKAGKIPKPGPRSGRFSCEPAGGLTSLTEPPKGPGFGVQAGL; encoded by the exons ggaAGACATGTAAGGAATTTACATAAGACAGCTATGCAAAATGGAGCTGGAGGAGCTTTATTTGTG CACAGAGATACTCCTGAAAATAACCCTGATACTCCATTTGATTTCACACCAGAAAACTATAAG AGGATAGAGGCAATAGTAAAAAACTATCCAGAAGGCCATAAAGCAGCAGCTGTTCTTCCAGTCCTGGATTTAGCCCAAAGGCAGAATGGGTGGTTGCCCATCTCTGCTATGAACAAG GTTGCAGAAGTTTTACAAGTACCTCCAATGAGAGTATATGAAGTAGCAACTTTTTATACAATGTATAATCGAAAGCCAGTTGGAAAGTATCACATTCAGGTCTGCACTACTACACCCTGCATGCTTCGAAACTCTGACAGCATACTGGAGGCCATTCAGAAAAAGCTTG gaatAAAGGTTGGGGAGACTACACCTGACAAACTTTTTACTCTTATAGAAGTGGAATGTTTAGGGGCCTGTGTGAACGCACCAATGGTTCAAATAAATGACAATTACTAT gAGGATTTGACACCTAAGGATATTGAAGAAATTATTGATGAGCTCAAGGCTGGCAAAATCCCAAAACCTGGGCCAAG GAGTGGACGCTTCTCTTGTGAGCCAGCTGGAGGTCTTACCTCTTTGACTGAACCACCCAAGGGACCTGGCTTTGGTGTACAAGCAGGCCTTTAA